TGGAGAATAGTTCTTGATTCTTATGGTTGCCATGCGATGTGGGATCGAGTGGAAGTTTTTAGATCTTTCAAGAATGTACTTGAAATATTCACTTTTATACAGGTAGTTGTGGATAGGTTTTCTGGTCGTTCTCGTGGATTTGGGTTTGTCACCTTTGATGACAAGAGAGCAATGGAAGATGCTATTGAAGCAATGAATGGTATGGATCTAGATGGGAGAGCTATTACTGTTGATAAAGCTCAGCCTCATCAGGGCTCTGGTAGGGACCGTGATCGGGACCGTGACCGGGGGCAAGGGCGTGATCGTTACTATGGTGGTGGCCGGGATCGTGACTACGGTGGTGGGCGGGATAGTGACTATGTTGGTGGCCGGGGTTCCAATTCTGGGGAGTGCTTTAAATGTGGCAAGCCTGGGCATTTTGCAAGGGAGTGTCCATCTAGTGATGGGGCAAGAGGAGGCCGGTACAGTGGAAATGATTCTAaatatggtggtggtggtggtggtaacAGTCGTTATGGGCCTGATCGTAATGGGGATCGTTATGGTGGACGCGACAGGGATGGTGGTAATCGTGGGAGTTCTGGAAGTGACCGATATAATCGTGACCGTTCTGGCCCATATGAGCGACCAGGAGGCTTCCGTTCTTGAGAAATGAggatttcctttttttaaggTGTGGAACATTTATTATCCGTGGCCAATCTTTCATGATCTCTGTATGGTACTGATGGAAATATGTTATTGTTTCTGCAGTTGAGGAGCGGGTGGAAATGCTGCAAGTGCAAGGAAAAGGTTGAAAGTGTACATTCTTCGAGGCCACAGAATGATGTCTTTTCTTCATGTATCTGCTGAGACCAATCTAGCTAATCTCACTTTGGCAGTGTGAAACTTTGCAAGAATATGTGGTTCAACTGTTTTGAGTTCTGTCAGATGCTCAGTACCTTGTTTTGGTCCGAATGGGGTCTTGTATGCTTGCTTGACATACATCTCAAACTTGGTGTTATAGTCTTTGAATGCCATTATTGCTACTGGATTCTGGATGCTTTGCTTGCATAGTTTGTTGCGATTCTGGATTCTCAATCTGATGTTTGTTTGGATGTCTGGAGATGGGTGTGATAACAGCTCAGTCTTTATCATATGTGTTCTACTAGAGTAATTTTTTGAGGCTGTCTACTGTGGAGAATGTGCTTCTTATCTGAGGATGAAGGTGACGCTAGAATAAGTAGAGTTCCTTTTGGCTTACTTTTCTCCAAAAGTTGGAATCTTTTTTCTAACCAACATTGACAAGAGAATCAGGGTAACTTTTaatcttcaccttcaccttatccatttttaaatcttttttaatAATGTTCACCTTTTGGCAG
This genomic stretch from Macadamia integrifolia cultivar HAES 741 chromosome 2, SCU_Mint_v3, whole genome shotgun sequence harbors:
- the LOC122087397 gene encoding glycine-rich RNA-binding protein RZ1A-like; its protein translation is MDDDVEYRCFIGGLAWSTSDSGLKHAFEKFGNLVEAKVVVDRFSGRSRGFGFVTFDDKRAMEDAIEAMNGMDLDGRAITVDKAQPHQGSGRDRDRDRDRGQGRDRYYGGGRDRDYGGGRDSDYVGGRGSNSGECFKCGKPGHFARECPSSDGARGGRYSGNDSKYGGGGGGNSRYGPDRNGDRYGGRDRDGGNRGSSGSDRYNRDRSGPYERPGGFRS